One window of Ziziphus jujuba cultivar Dongzao chromosome 5, ASM3175591v1 genomic DNA carries:
- the LOC107420315 gene encoding CST complex subunit CTC1 isoform X3: MENSKVLTIRELVHGGCPLTATSSPHSLPSKHTTPFPSASTNPNPNPDAPKVLIPLDQPASIVGTLTLPDSTTLRCSCNSCFHFSDGSATVCCDILHLDLRILGKKIRVLAWNFLPFKRGGGFLEIIRWSFPDSDCGPSLGSNVGSFPLTSGSSSVCEDSSKSRYRLHGVLESISPISVVPCTSGFSKSKSTVGSNSTPSTNLQGFLVQILVCECKFCRLMDNTTQEHRNHSFTKSMFLYFCGSASSWHPVFTKLIGNVVCVSGLKKKLVYIGKEESRLMYTTTEKTTLHLLGLLHKKHVQNEKTSIKGKGECGAYIGIVRGIYMQGMVVELDNEVWLLLTDQLLTRPHSVRVGALISVRNVHFVNPKFSWTKMLILGACFKTSITVERFSPLETGCHLLPESQSMLGNFVGSLAFSARLWVLLLVSCFRKKFAGFLSEKEILGSKHKEGLVQMYASSHLPSSTIRSRHGVFMTLCKHDTCGSECERYSGNLKLVVPLFSFIRHFQDTWIRNLHLGNDNKILSNKILQDNNQHSLLSCEGRSYGQSIRKVFPSEDIGIVLIGSLKISPSSGRLQLVDATASIDVLIPDLSSTWNSNNIYEVIDYSLVIEGMPGQLDHMGLIENELFSCRSVFHFTQLAREVDLTVYIYFCLGSATCRNIPFYPRKKEECQRPESGIFHMLYITHKFPVLQKFQAHTGISDSSSAFVEALILSLNLFLPGEDEIKHLTKDSGDWLRECMEYCDDGNRQGHSSLKRHKVNHESSWAFSGLLENPCKPVREVSACSNSCVKPNEKQKNCNLTSHEVSCLAAIRGVNNHSGVYLVNLNCTRAMSSSQGFCRPIASKVMLEFRPESYYKYQLLQIGCYYITNHDKEDSFCNLMDSGDVSGVKILVTSRIHLWSLSFVSDEVLKNCISTNCLPSVGPSCIGDELLCNTEVFHKMFNDNSLETHSDVSLFLPINIINIIKPSIKEMDENIIPAVTPEGIAEVSPSSGTVVPFPLFLPKSKCLLPEGNLKSLRGNVLAVHGVDHNSVDATLSCQNLAYSLQSRFFHGFASSSCIHILVDNQIVSISGALSKHAFPVGFGPGVDATFHRVLELGGQNVWILTPVSFIVINSIEVVNACGHECSDQVSSMHDASLDTVSSSLIFQLLQRFDCNPTLSHCRVVAVSFMVLEKKNRKDVNLQPKFCSRQDLFDIQLACFVLDDGSSLCCCWADAERAATLLRLHEKLPQKAFENDETEKENSASSTNMSCIERILKNYDRITVKNYGSLFDSLYQDLDVSVSPENALSSSDEGFVKSLVFNACFGTQWRIVASLMDLDAVRQLTEENLLETQPNLYSMPHIWAKEVHNTHPYTEVRNMIQELLDS, from the exons ATGGAAAATTCAAAGGTTCTGACGATCAGAGAGCTTGTCCATGGCGGTTGTCCCCTCACTGCCACATCCTCTCCCCATTCACTCCCTTCCAAACACACTACTCCATTTCCCTCCGCCTCCACTAACCCTAACCCTAACCCCGACGCTCCAAAGGTTTTGATTCCTCTCGACCAGCCGGCGTCCATCGTCGGAACCCTGACCCTCCCGGACTCGACCACTCTTAGGTGCTCATGCAATAGTTGCTTCCATTTCTCCGATGGTTCCGCCACCGTTTGCTGCGACATTCTTCATCTCGATCTTCGGATTCTGGGAAAGAAAATCCGTGTTCTCGCTTGGAATTTCCTTCCATTCAAACGCGGTGGCGGCTTCTTGGAGATTATCCGGTGGAGTTTCCCGGATTCCGATTGTGGGCCCAGTCTTGGTTCGAACGTAGGGTCTTTTCCTCTAACTTCGGGCTCTTCCTCTGTCTGCGAGGACAGTTCCAAGTCTCGCTATCGACTCCATGGAGTGTTGGAGTCAATCAGTCCCATTTCTGTGGTCCCGTGTACGTCAGGTTTTAGCAAATCCAAAAGTACGGTTGGTTCTAACTCAACCCCTTCAACAAATCTCCAAGGATTTTTGGTCCAAATTCTGGTCTGTGAGTGTAAATTCTGTAGGTTGATGGATAATACAACTCAAGAACATCGTAATCATTCTTTTACCAAATCCATGTTTCTATATTTTTGCGGTTCTGCTTCGTCTTGGCATCCTGTATTTACTAAACTTATAGGAAACGTTGTGTGTGTATCGGGCTTGAAAAAGAAGCTGGTTTATATAGGAAAAGAAGAGTCTCGCTTAATGTATACGACTACAGAGAAAACAACTTTGCATCTACTTGGATTGCTGCACAAAAAACATGTTCAAAATGAGAAAACTTCTATCAAGGGTAAAGGTGAATGTGGAGCATATATTGGCATAGTCAGAGGTATCTATATGCAAGGGATGGTTGTCGAGCTGGATAACGAAGTGTGGCTTTTGTTGACCGATCAACTTCTTACTCGGCCACATAGTGTCAGAGTGGGTGCTCTT ATATCTGTCAGAAATGTCCATTTTGtgaatccaaaattttcttggacGAAGATGCTCATACTTGGTGCTTGCTTCAAGACAAGCATTACTGTGGAACGCTTCTCTCCACTGGAAACTGG GTGTCATTTACTTCCAGAGTCACAGAGTATGTTGGGGAACTTCGTTGGGTCCTTAGCCTTTTCTGCCAGATTATG GGTATTACTTCTTGTTTCATGCTTCCGAAAGAAGTTTGCTGGTTTCTTATCTGAGAAGGAGATATTGGGATCAAAACAT AAGGAAGGACTGGTTCAGATGTATGCTAGTTCACATTTACCTTCATCAACAATTCGATCTCGG CATGGAGTATTCATGACACTATGCAAGCATGACACATGTGGTTCTGAGTGTGAACGATATAGTGGTAATCTAAAACTG GTGGTGCCTCTATTTAGTTTCATACGTCATTTTCAGGACACATGGATCAGAAATCTACATTTGGGAAATGACAATAAAATATTGTCTAATAAAATATTGCAAGACAACAACCAACATAGCCTTCTATCCTGTGAAGGGAGATCCTATGGTCAGTCAATTAGAAAGGTTTTTCCAAGTGAAGATATAGGCATAGTTTTAATTGGAAGTTTGAAG ATTTCTCCATCTTCTGGAAGATTGCAGTTGGTTGATGCAACTGCCAGCATTGATGTTCTTATACCAGACCTTTCATCAACTTGGAATTCCAACAACATTTATGAG gtAATTGACTATAGTCTTGTGATTGAAGGCATGCCAGGACAGCTGGATCATATGGGACTGATTGAAAATGAGTTATTCTCATGCAGAAGTGTCTTTCATTTCACCCAGTTAGCAAGAGAGGTAGACTTGACAGTTTACATTTACTTTTGCCTGGGGAGTGCAACTTGCAGAAATATTCCGTTTTATCCTCGTAAGAAAGAAGAATGTCAGAGACCTGAAAGTGGAATATTTCATATGCTCTACATAACCCACAAGTTTCCAGTGCTACAAAAG TTTCAGGCTCATACTGGTATATCAGACTCATCAAGTGCGTTTGTTGAGGCATTAATCTTGTCTTTGAATTTATTCCTTCCTGGAGAAGATGAAATTAAGCACCTAACAAAGGATTCAGGAGATTGGCTGAGGGAGTGCATGGAGTATTGTGATGATGGCAATCGTCAGGGTCATTCTTCTCTTAAGAGACACAAAGTCAATCATGAATCAAGTTGGGCATTTTCAGGCTTGTTGGAGAATCCCTGCAAACCTGTTAGGGAAGTGAGTGCTTGTTCTAATTCTTGCGTGAAACCCAATGAGAAACAGAAAAATTGCAACTTGACTTCTCATGAAGTTTCTTGCTTGGCTGCCATTAGAGGTGTTAACAATCATAGTGGAGTTTATTTAGTTAACTTGAATTGCACAAGAGCAATGTCAAGTAGTCAGGGTTTTTGCAGACCAATTGCCTCGAAGGTAATGCTGGAGTTTAGGCCTGAAAGTTATTATAAGTATCAG TTGTTGCAGATTGGTTGTTATTACATCACAAATCATGATAAAGAAGATTCCTTCTGTAATCTTATGGATTCTGGTGATGTAAGTGGTGTTAAAATTCTCGTTACTTCCAGAATACATTTGTGGAGCCTTTCATTTGTTTCTGATGAAGTTCTTAAGAATTGCATTTCAACAAATTGTCTTCCATCAGTTGGTCCTTCTTGTATTGGTGATGAACTTCTTTGTAATACTGAAGTATTTCACAAGATGTTCAATGATAATTCTCTGGAAACCCATTCGGATGTTTCTCTTTTCCTCCctataaacataataaatattattaagccAAGCATAAAAGAAATGGATGAGAATATTATTCCAGCCGTGACACCTGAAGGTATTGCTGAAGTCTCTCCAAGTAGTGGGACTGTGGTACCTTTCCCTTTGTTCTTGCCCAAGTCTAAATGCCTGCTACCTGAAGGAAATTTAAAATCTTTGCGTGGGAATGTACTTGCTGTTCATGGAGTTGATCATAATTCTGTTGATGCCACTTTAAGCTGTCAAAACCTTGCTTATTCTCTCCAGTCCAGGTTCTTTCATGGATTTGCAAGCAGTTCCTGTATTCATATTTTGGTGGACAATCAAATT GTGAGCATATCTGGTGCTTTGAGTAAACATGCATTTCCTGTTGGGTTTGGACCCGGTGTGGATGCAACATTCCATCGAGTTCTTGAATTGGG GGGACAGAATGTATGGATTTTGACACCTGTATCATTTATTGTAATAAATTCCATAGAGGTAGTAAATGCGTGCGGCCACGAGTGTTCAGATCAGGTTTCAAGCATGCATGATGCTTCGCTGGATACTGTTTCCTCAAGTCTGATTTTCCAATTGCTTCAGCGCTTTGATTGCAATCCAACGCTATCTCATTGTCGG GTTGTTGCTGTCAGTTTTATGGTTCTGgagaaaaagaatagaaaagatGTTAATCTTCAACCAAAATTTTGTTCCCGTCAAGATCTTTTCGACATCCAGCTTGCTTGTTTTGTGTTGG ATGATGGATCGTCCTTGTGTTGTTGCTGGGCTGATGCTGAAAGAGCAGCAACCTTACTAAGGTTGCATGAAAAACTCCCACAGAAGGCTTTTGAAAATGATGAGACTGAGAAAGAAAATAGTGCATCCAGCACCAATATGTCTTGTATTGAAAGAATTTTGAAGAATTATGATAGGATCACAGTAAAAAACTATGGATCACTTTTCGATTCTTTATACCAAGACCTTGATGTTTCTGTAAGTCCAGAAAATGCTCTTAGCAGCTCAGATGAGGGATTCGTCAAATCGTTAGTCTTCAATGCATGCTTTGGCACCCAATGG AGAATAGTTGcgtcattgatggatttggatgCTGTTAGGCAGTTGACAGAAGAAAACCTTTTAGAAACGCAACCGAACTTGTACTCCATGCCACATATTTGGGCCAAAGAAGTGCATAATACACACCCCTATACCGAAGTCAGAAATATGATTCAAGAATTGCTAGACagttaa
- the LOC107420315 gene encoding CST complex subunit CTC1 isoform X4, whose product MENSKVLTIRELVHGGCPLTATSSPHSLPSKHTTPFPSASTNPNPNPDAPKVLIPLDQPASIVGTLTLPDSTTLRCSCNSCFHFSDGSATVCCDILHLDLRILGKKIRVLAWNFLPFKRGGGFLEIIRWSFPDSDCGPSLGSNVGSFPLTSGSSSVCEDSSKSRYRLHGVLESISPISVVPCTSGFSKSKSTVGSNSTPSTNLQGFLVQILVCECKFCRLMDNTTQEHRNHSFTKSMFLYFCGSASSWHPVFTKLIGNVVCVSGLKKKLVYIGKEESRLMYTTTEKTTLHLLGLLHKKHVQNEKTSIKGKGECGAYIGIVRGIYMQGMVVELDNEVWLLLTDQLLTRPHSVRVGALISVRNVHFVNPKFSWTKMLILGACFKTSITVERFSPLETGCHLLPESQSMLGNFVGSLAFSARLWVLLLVSCFRKKFAGFLSEKEILGSKHVTRLLRIKEGLVQMYASSHLPSSTIRSRHGVFMTLCKHDTCGSECERYSGNLKLVVPLFSFIRHFQDTWIRNLHLGNDNKILSNKILQDNNQHSLLSCEGRSYGQSIRKVFPSEDIGIVLIGSLKISPSSGRLQLVDATASIDVLIPDLSSTWNSNNIYEVIDYSLVIEGMPGQLDHMGLIENELFSCRSVFHFTQLAREVDLTVYIYFCLGSATCRNIPFYPRKKEECQRPESGIFHMLYITHKFPVLQKFQAHTGISDSSSAFVEALILSLNLFLPGEDEIKHLTKDSGDWLRECMEYCDDGNRQGHSSLKRHKVNHESSWAFSGLLENPCKPVREVSACSNSCVKPNEKQKNCNLTSHEVSCLAAIRGVNNHSGVYLVNLNCTRAMSSSQGFCRPIASKVMLEFRPESYYKYQLLQIGCYYITNHDKEDSFCNLMDSGDVSISGALSKHAFPVGFGPGVDATFHRVLELGGQNVWILTPVSFIVINSIEVVNACGHECSDQVSSMHDASLDTVSSSLIFQLLQRFDCNPTLSHCRVVAVSFMVLEKKNRKDVNLQPKFCSRQDLFDIQLACFVLDDGSSLCCCWADAERAATLLRLHEKLPQKAFENDETEKENSASSTNMSCIERILKNYDRITVKNYGSLFDSLYQDLDVSVSPENALSSSDEGFVKSLVFNACFGTQWRIVASLMDLDAVRQLTEENLLETQPNLYSMPHIWAKEVHNTHPYTEVRNMIQELLDS is encoded by the exons ATGGAAAATTCAAAGGTTCTGACGATCAGAGAGCTTGTCCATGGCGGTTGTCCCCTCACTGCCACATCCTCTCCCCATTCACTCCCTTCCAAACACACTACTCCATTTCCCTCCGCCTCCACTAACCCTAACCCTAACCCCGACGCTCCAAAGGTTTTGATTCCTCTCGACCAGCCGGCGTCCATCGTCGGAACCCTGACCCTCCCGGACTCGACCACTCTTAGGTGCTCATGCAATAGTTGCTTCCATTTCTCCGATGGTTCCGCCACCGTTTGCTGCGACATTCTTCATCTCGATCTTCGGATTCTGGGAAAGAAAATCCGTGTTCTCGCTTGGAATTTCCTTCCATTCAAACGCGGTGGCGGCTTCTTGGAGATTATCCGGTGGAGTTTCCCGGATTCCGATTGTGGGCCCAGTCTTGGTTCGAACGTAGGGTCTTTTCCTCTAACTTCGGGCTCTTCCTCTGTCTGCGAGGACAGTTCCAAGTCTCGCTATCGACTCCATGGAGTGTTGGAGTCAATCAGTCCCATTTCTGTGGTCCCGTGTACGTCAGGTTTTAGCAAATCCAAAAGTACGGTTGGTTCTAACTCAACCCCTTCAACAAATCTCCAAGGATTTTTGGTCCAAATTCTGGTCTGTGAGTGTAAATTCTGTAGGTTGATGGATAATACAACTCAAGAACATCGTAATCATTCTTTTACCAAATCCATGTTTCTATATTTTTGCGGTTCTGCTTCGTCTTGGCATCCTGTATTTACTAAACTTATAGGAAACGTTGTGTGTGTATCGGGCTTGAAAAAGAAGCTGGTTTATATAGGAAAAGAAGAGTCTCGCTTAATGTATACGACTACAGAGAAAACAACTTTGCATCTACTTGGATTGCTGCACAAAAAACATGTTCAAAATGAGAAAACTTCTATCAAGGGTAAAGGTGAATGTGGAGCATATATTGGCATAGTCAGAGGTATCTATATGCAAGGGATGGTTGTCGAGCTGGATAACGAAGTGTGGCTTTTGTTGACCGATCAACTTCTTACTCGGCCACATAGTGTCAGAGTGGGTGCTCTT ATATCTGTCAGAAATGTCCATTTTGtgaatccaaaattttcttggacGAAGATGCTCATACTTGGTGCTTGCTTCAAGACAAGCATTACTGTGGAACGCTTCTCTCCACTGGAAACTGG GTGTCATTTACTTCCAGAGTCACAGAGTATGTTGGGGAACTTCGTTGGGTCCTTAGCCTTTTCTGCCAGATTATG GGTATTACTTCTTGTTTCATGCTTCCGAAAGAAGTTTGCTGGTTTCTTATCTGAGAAGGAGATATTGGGATCAAAACATGTAACTCGCTTGCTCAGGATT AAGGAAGGACTGGTTCAGATGTATGCTAGTTCACATTTACCTTCATCAACAATTCGATCTCGG CATGGAGTATTCATGACACTATGCAAGCATGACACATGTGGTTCTGAGTGTGAACGATATAGTGGTAATCTAAAACTG GTGGTGCCTCTATTTAGTTTCATACGTCATTTTCAGGACACATGGATCAGAAATCTACATTTGGGAAATGACAATAAAATATTGTCTAATAAAATATTGCAAGACAACAACCAACATAGCCTTCTATCCTGTGAAGGGAGATCCTATGGTCAGTCAATTAGAAAGGTTTTTCCAAGTGAAGATATAGGCATAGTTTTAATTGGAAGTTTGAAG ATTTCTCCATCTTCTGGAAGATTGCAGTTGGTTGATGCAACTGCCAGCATTGATGTTCTTATACCAGACCTTTCATCAACTTGGAATTCCAACAACATTTATGAG gtAATTGACTATAGTCTTGTGATTGAAGGCATGCCAGGACAGCTGGATCATATGGGACTGATTGAAAATGAGTTATTCTCATGCAGAAGTGTCTTTCATTTCACCCAGTTAGCAAGAGAGGTAGACTTGACAGTTTACATTTACTTTTGCCTGGGGAGTGCAACTTGCAGAAATATTCCGTTTTATCCTCGTAAGAAAGAAGAATGTCAGAGACCTGAAAGTGGAATATTTCATATGCTCTACATAACCCACAAGTTTCCAGTGCTACAAAAG TTTCAGGCTCATACTGGTATATCAGACTCATCAAGTGCGTTTGTTGAGGCATTAATCTTGTCTTTGAATTTATTCCTTCCTGGAGAAGATGAAATTAAGCACCTAACAAAGGATTCAGGAGATTGGCTGAGGGAGTGCATGGAGTATTGTGATGATGGCAATCGTCAGGGTCATTCTTCTCTTAAGAGACACAAAGTCAATCATGAATCAAGTTGGGCATTTTCAGGCTTGTTGGAGAATCCCTGCAAACCTGTTAGGGAAGTGAGTGCTTGTTCTAATTCTTGCGTGAAACCCAATGAGAAACAGAAAAATTGCAACTTGACTTCTCATGAAGTTTCTTGCTTGGCTGCCATTAGAGGTGTTAACAATCATAGTGGAGTTTATTTAGTTAACTTGAATTGCACAAGAGCAATGTCAAGTAGTCAGGGTTTTTGCAGACCAATTGCCTCGAAGGTAATGCTGGAGTTTAGGCCTGAAAGTTATTATAAGTATCAG TTGTTGCAGATTGGTTGTTATTACATCACAAATCATGATAAAGAAGATTCCTTCTGTAATCTTATGGATTCTGGTGAT GTGAGCATATCTGGTGCTTTGAGTAAACATGCATTTCCTGTTGGGTTTGGACCCGGTGTGGATGCAACATTCCATCGAGTTCTTGAATTGGG GGGACAGAATGTATGGATTTTGACACCTGTATCATTTATTGTAATAAATTCCATAGAGGTAGTAAATGCGTGCGGCCACGAGTGTTCAGATCAGGTTTCAAGCATGCATGATGCTTCGCTGGATACTGTTTCCTCAAGTCTGATTTTCCAATTGCTTCAGCGCTTTGATTGCAATCCAACGCTATCTCATTGTCGG GTTGTTGCTGTCAGTTTTATGGTTCTGgagaaaaagaatagaaaagatGTTAATCTTCAACCAAAATTTTGTTCCCGTCAAGATCTTTTCGACATCCAGCTTGCTTGTTTTGTGTTGG ATGATGGATCGTCCTTGTGTTGTTGCTGGGCTGATGCTGAAAGAGCAGCAACCTTACTAAGGTTGCATGAAAAACTCCCACAGAAGGCTTTTGAAAATGATGAGACTGAGAAAGAAAATAGTGCATCCAGCACCAATATGTCTTGTATTGAAAGAATTTTGAAGAATTATGATAGGATCACAGTAAAAAACTATGGATCACTTTTCGATTCTTTATACCAAGACCTTGATGTTTCTGTAAGTCCAGAAAATGCTCTTAGCAGCTCAGATGAGGGATTCGTCAAATCGTTAGTCTTCAATGCATGCTTTGGCACCCAATGG AGAATAGTTGcgtcattgatggatttggatgCTGTTAGGCAGTTGACAGAAGAAAACCTTTTAGAAACGCAACCGAACTTGTACTCCATGCCACATATTTGGGCCAAAGAAGTGCATAATACACACCCCTATACCGAAGTCAGAAATATGATTCAAGAATTGCTAGACagttaa